In Candidatus Acidiferrales bacterium, the following are encoded in one genomic region:
- the mtaB gene encoding tRNA (N(6)-L-threonylcarbamoyladenosine(37)-C(2))-methylthiotransferase MtaB has protein sequence MEKKRVALENLGCKLNYAETIQIEKEFRRRGFDIVDPSSSADIFVINTCTVTQSADSDCRQVVRRALRTSPQAFVVVTGCYAQGKPDEVAQIEGVDLVLGAKEKFELFDHVDEFTKNYHARIFVGPVEDAVEFGAADSAVHNARLPAARGERTEARSGVQARTRAFLKVQDGCSYNCSYCTIPKVRGVSRSPSVAFLVTQAEEIAANGFKEVVLSGVNVGDFQKRGGDSFFKLLTELEKVDGIERIRISSIEPNLLTKDIVKFVASSTKYCKHFHVPLQNGCDEILKKMRRRYDSVQYREIVEYVKETIPHAGIGADVIVGFPGETPELFEKSLGFIENLPLSYLHVFTYSEREGTDATTLDGIVDSRVRKKRSEALRMLSSRKRYEFNRKHVGKIMKVLIEEEVKNGKMFGFTSNYIRVEIESNPSKVNEICDVLITGVSDNTVMGRVIL, from the coding sequence ATGGAAAAGAAGCGAGTTGCGTTAGAAAACCTCGGATGCAAGCTGAACTATGCCGAGACGATCCAGATAGAAAAGGAATTTAGGCGTCGCGGGTTTGATATTGTTGATCCTTCTTCTTCTGCCGATATTTTTGTAATAAATACGTGTACGGTTACTCAAAGCGCAGATAGCGACTGCCGCCAGGTGGTCAGGCGGGCACTTCGAACTTCTCCCCAGGCATTTGTCGTGGTCACTGGCTGCTATGCACAGGGCAAACCCGACGAGGTGGCACAAATAGAAGGTGTTGACCTTGTGTTGGGCGCGAAAGAAAAATTCGAGTTGTTCGACCACGTTGACGAATTTACCAAGAATTATCATGCACGAATTTTCGTGGGACCGGTCGAAGATGCGGTAGAGTTTGGCGCTGCAGATTCAGCGGTCCATAATGCACGGTTGCCCGCTGCGAGAGGCGAGCGCACCGAAGCACGATCCGGGGTACAGGCACGTACAAGAGCTTTCCTAAAAGTTCAAGATGGATGCAGCTACAATTGTTCCTATTGTACAATTCCGAAAGTCAGAGGTGTTAGCCGAAGTCCATCAGTTGCGTTTCTTGTGACGCAGGCGGAAGAAATTGCCGCGAATGGATTTAAAGAGGTGGTCCTAAGCGGGGTCAATGTCGGTGATTTCCAGAAGCGAGGCGGCGATTCGTTTTTCAAGCTACTGACCGAGCTTGAGAAGGTGGACGGGATTGAACGAATTAGAATCAGCTCCATAGAGCCGAATCTGCTGACAAAAGACATCGTAAAATTTGTTGCCTCATCGACAAAGTATTGCAAGCATTTTCACGTGCCTCTCCAGAATGGCTGCGATGAAATCTTGAAGAAGATGCGGCGCCGATACGACAGTGTGCAATATCGGGAGATTGTCGAGTATGTGAAGGAGACTATACCTCACGCGGGGATAGGTGCGGATGTCATTGTCGGATTTCCCGGTGAGACACCAGAGTTATTTGAAAAAAGTCTCGGCTTCATAGAAAATTTGCCGTTGTCCTATCTTCATGTTTTTACCTACTCCGAGCGCGAAGGAACTGACGCTACAACGCTTGACGGAATTGTCGACTCGAGGGTTCGCAAGAAAAGGAGCGAAGCCCTTCGAATGCTTTCATCGCGAAAAAGATATGAGTTTAACAGGAAGCATGTGGGCAAGATAATGAAAGTCTTGATTGAAGAAGAAGTCAAGAATGGGAAAATGTTCGGGTTCACTTCTAATTACATTCGAGTCGAGATCGAATCAAACCCCTCAAAAGTAAATGAAATATGCGATGTTCTCATAACCGGTGTCAGCGACAACACAGTCATGGGACGGGTGATTCTATAA